The sequence below is a genomic window from Bradyrhizobium septentrionale.
GGACCCTTTGCCGAGGTGATCTTCGCGCTCGGCATCGTCGGCACCGGCCTGCTGGCGATCCCGGTGCTTGCCGGCGCAACGGCCTACGCGGTCGGCGAAGGACGGCGGTGGTCTGTCGGGCTGGCACGCAAGCCGAAGGAGGCAATCGCATTCTATTCGGTGCTGGCGCTGTCGGGCGGCATCGGCATCGCGCTCAACTTCACCCCGATCGATCCGATCTCGGCGCTGTACTGGAGCGCGGTCGTCAACGGCGTGCTCGCGGTGCCCGTGATGGTGCTGCTGATGTTCATGGCCCGCCACAAGCCGGTGATGGGACGCTTCGTGATCGGCGGGTGGCTCTACTGGCTCGGCTGGCTCTCGACCGCTGCGATGGCGCTCAGCGTGATCGCGATGGGCGTCGGGCTGCTCCTATGATCCCCGCGGTCAGAACAGCGAGGGATCGATCTTGGTCGTCGATTTGACCTTCCGCAGGATGATGGTGGTGCGGTAGCTCGCGATATCGGTGTCGCGCTGCATGAGGCGGTCGAGGATGAACGATTGATAACGCGCGAGGTCGGAAGACACGACACGGAGCGAGTAATCCCAATCGCCGGCAATCATGCAGCATTCGACCACCTCCGGAAGGCCGGTCACCTTCTTCTCGAAGCGCTCGAAGGATTCCCTGGTCTGCTGCTTGAGGCGGACCTCGACGATCACGTCGAACCCGAGCCCGATCTTGGCTGGGTCCACCAGTGCCACATAGGAGCGGATGACGCCGGCCTCTTCGAGTGTCCGGACGCGTCGCATGCAGGGGGCGGACGAGAGGCCGATCTGCTCGGCCAGTTCGAGATTGGTGATGCGCCCTTCGACCTGCAGCACGTCGAGGATTTTCCGGTCGATCTCGTCCAGCACGATCGTGGTTCCCATTTCTTTCGCATTTACCTCATCTGACGCAATTAATTGCAATTGGCGGCCAAATGCATCCCAAAACGCAATGCCATTGCGACAGTGTCCGCATAGGATGCCCTGCGAGAACCTGAAATCGCGGCGATTCACCAAAGGGAACGCGCATGGCCGGAAATGACGACAAATCCTTCTGGGATCGCGCGCGGCGTCACCTCATCCGTTATGGCGGAACGTTCGCTCCTGTGATCATCGAGCGCGCCTCCGGATCCTTCGTCTATGACGCCGACGGCCGCGCCATCCTCGACTTCACGTCCGGCCAGATGAGCGCCGTGCTTGGTCATGGTCACCCCGAGATCGTGCGGACGATCAGCGAGCATGCCGAACGGCTCGATCATCTGTTCAGCGGCATGCTCACGCGCCCGGTCGTCTCGCTGGCCGAACAGCTCGCGGAGCTGCTGCCGCCGGGGCTCGATCGCGTCATGCTGCTGAGCACGGGGGCTGAGTCGAACGAGGCGGCCATCAAGATGGCCAAGCTGTTCACCGGCGGCTTCGAGACCGTTGCGTTCGCGCAGTCCTGGCACGGAATGACGTCGGGTGCGGCCGCGACGACCTATTCGGCTGGCCGCAAGGGCTATGGTCCAGCGCCCGTCGGCTCGCTCGCGATCCCGACGCCGAATCCCTATCGTCCCCGCTTCGGCAATGCGGACGATTGGCGGGCCGAGCTCGCCTACGCCTTCGATCTCGTCGACCGCCAGTCGACCGGATCGCTGGCGTGCATGATCGCCGAGCCGATCCTGAGTTCCGGCGGGCTGATCGATTTGCCGGAGGGTTACCTCGCGGAATTGAAGAAGTTGTGCCGCGAGCGGGGCATGCTGCTGATCGTCGACGAGGCACAGACCGGTCTCGGCCGAACCGGCGCGATGTTCGCCTTCGAGCGCGACCGCGCCGTGCCTGATATCCTCACTTTGTCGAAGACGCTCGGCGCCGGCCTGCCTTTGGCCGCGGTCATCACGTCAGCCGAAATCGAGGAGCGATGTCACGAGCGCGGCTTCCTGTTCTACACGACGCATGTGTCGGACCCGATGCCGGCTGCGGTCGGGCTGAAGGTCATCGAGATCATCCTGCGCGACAGACTGGTCGAGCGCGCCAGGATAGCGGGTGCGCGGTTGAGGGAAGGGCTGCTCGCCCTGCAGAACCGGTTCGAATGCATCGGTGACGTACGCGGCAGAGGGCTGATGCAGGGCATCGAGATCGTGCGCGACCGCCACAGCAAGGAGCCCGACGAAGCGCTCGGAACGCTTGTTTCGCAGCGCTGCATGGAGCTCGGACTGAGCACCAACATCGTGCAGTTGCCCGGCATGGGGAGCGTGTTCCGCATCGCTCCGCCGCTCACGATCAGCGACGACGAGATCGATCTTGGTCTTTCGATCCTGAGCGATGCGTTCGAAAGCGCGTTGCAGCGCAAGGATGCTTGAAAGACTGGCAGATCAGTCTTTGCGGAACACGATCGAGGCCATCCAGCCGGTCATCAGCGCCATGAACGCGGTGACGAGGCCGTAGACCAGGCCGTTCTGCCGCGCGGTGGTGGCGACGAACTGCTCGAAGCCGACCTTGACGATCTCGAACGCGGTCTCGGTCTTGGTCACCAGCGCGCCGTCGGCAAACAGCTTGATCTCGACATTGTAGGTGCCGATCGGCACCTCCGCCGGCAGCGGGATGCCGGTGCGGAACAGGGTCGGGGTCAGGAACGTCACCGCCGATGTCGCCTCGCGGTAGAGCCCGTGCTCGGAGCGCAGGCGAACGAAGGCGCTGCGGAAGGCATCGTTGGGCACCACGTCGGCATAGTCGGGCCCGACCCGCTGCATCAAGAGCACGTTGTTGAGCCCGAGCTGTTGACGCCGCTGCACCTCCGGCGAGGCGATCTGGTCGAACGGACGGTTGGAGAACAGCGCGAGATAGCCCGGCACCTGCAGGAACTGCCGCGAATCGGTGTTGATCCAGATCCCGAATTTGCGCTCCTTGCGCCGCGTGACCATGTCGGCGCGCGGGCCGGAGACCGTGACGACGAGATCGTAATTGCCGCGATTGGGCGGCGTCTTGTCGTCCTTTTCGACCGAGCCGAACAGCACCAGCTCGCCGCCGGAATAATTCGGCGTCACCGTGACGCGGTGGTTGGAGACCGACACGATCAGCCGCTCGGCATGCGCAGGCGCGGCCGCCAGCATTGCGGTCACGACACCGGCGATGGCGAACAGCGCGCGCGATCTCATGGCGGGCCTCCGCCACTGCTTTCGCGGATGGTGAAGAGATCCTGCGGCCGGATCACCAGCTCGACTGCAAAGCGGATGCCGACCGCGAGCACCAGCAGGCCGAGCAGCAGGCGCAGATGCTCGCCGCGGATCTTCTGGCCGGCGCGGGCGCCGAACTGCGCGCCGGTGACGCCGCCGATCATCAGGATCAGCGCCAGCACGGCGTCGACCAGATGGTTGGTCGCCGCGTGCAGCAGGGTCGCGAACACCATGGTGACGAGGGTGAGCACCATCGAGGTGCCGATCACGGTCGAGGTCGGCACCCGCAGCAGATAGATCATCAGCGGCACCAGGATGAAGCCGCCGCCGATGCCCATCACCGCGCCGATGAAGCCGATCACGAGCCCGACCACGACCACCGGGATGACGGAAAGGTAGATCTTGGAGCGCTTGAAGCGCAGCTTCAGCGGCAGGCCGTGGATCCAGCCATGGCTGCCGGGCTTGCGCAGCGTGACCGGACCGCCGCGGCGAGCGCGCAGCATCGCGCGCAGGCCTTCCCAGAACATCAGCCCGCCGACCGTCGTCAGCAGGATGACGTAGGACAGTGCGATCATCAGGTCGAGCTGGCCGAGCGAGCGCAGGAAGGTGAAGGTCCACACCCCAAGCGCGGTGCCGATCGTGCCTCCGACCAGCAGGACCGCGGCCAGCAGCGGGTCGATCGCGCGTCTGCGCCAATAGGAGATCGCGCCGGAGAAGGAGGAGGCCGCGATATGGCTTGCAACCGAGGCCACCGCGACCGCGGGCGCGATGCCGACGAAGATCAGAAGCGGCGTCATCAGGAAGCCGCCGCCGATCCCGAACATGCCGGAGACGAATCCAACCGCCGCGCCCATCGCCAGGATGAGGAAGACATTGACCGGAATGTCGGCGATCGGGAGGTACAGCTGCACGCGCGTCGCTTCTTGTCGGTTCGCCGCCAGTTGGGCGCAAGGCCGCATCACGGCGTGATGTCGTTCGGGTCGGGCATTCTCCGGCTGAACGAATCCGGTCAGCGCGCAAGAAGCAGGCGAACGCGGGTCGATTGCCGCATTCTTGCATAACCGAAATCGGCGGGGGGAGGGACTAAAGATTCCGCCCCGGAGAGCATTTTTCGCCGCACGTTGCAGCTCAGCTGCGGACGTGGTTGATAATTCAGATTAATGACGTCCGTGTTGCCTCAGGGCCGATCGACCGGCCTGGTGATCAGGTTCAGCGCGAGCGCTTCCTTCGGGCTCAGCCAGCGGATATCCGAGGTCTGCGACATCGCCTCGACGATCCCTGAGGAGATGCCCATCTTGGTCATGTAGCCCAGCACCATGCCCTGGATGCGTTGCGCCTCGGCGAGGGGATCGCTGACCGGTGCGCTCGTCGTGAAGCGATGCACGCCGAGCCGCGAGCCCGCGATGCCATAACGGGTCTGGCCGCCGGCAAAGACCAGCACACAGGCGCTGGCGCAGGCGGCGGGGCGGAGCTTGCCCGATGCGTCTGATGTGGCGACGGCGGTGACGAGCCCGCGGGTGCGGATAGCCTCGCCCATGATGGCGGCCTGGTTCAGCGCGCCGCCCTGCGACGACAGCAGCACGGCATCGCCAGGTTTGAGACGCGCCTCGCTGAGCCGGTCGCGGAGCCAGCTCGCGCTGGCCGAACCGATCTTGCCGCTGATCGCAAGCGCCCGCCGGCCGCGGCCCGATCCGTCGATGTCGACATCGGGAATCACCGCCGACGTCATGCTCGCCGCGATGTAGGTCTCGCGCCAGAAGTCCCAGGCGCCGGGCGTCGACAAGTCGCGGTAGGCCTGGATGGCGACGCTCGACAGCAGCAGGACAAAGATGATGATGGACCAGAGCGAGAACCGGAAGGCGCGGGGCGGTGACGGCGCGTTGCCTTGCGGCGGCGGAGCGTTGGGACGTGCGGCAAACGGCGACGACCTCTCGCGCGGCGGCGCGACGCGGGGACCGGTCGGCGACGAACGGTGGGCTCCCGCTGCATCATCCTGACGGTCATCGACAGACAAACCGGCTCCTCCGGAACGCGTGCGCTAATGGCGCGGGACTGCGCACCTCTCTACACGGCGGAAGCGCGGAGGTATAGCAGAGCGGCGCCGTCAAGGCGCCGCAGCCGTTTTCAATTCATAGCGTTTTCGAGCGAAGTGGGCACCGGTTCGCGTGAAGAAAACGCGTCAAAACAAGAATCTAGAGCTTCGGTTCTGATTCAATCAGAACCGAAATGCTCTAGCGAGCTGGAGCGGCCAGCGCCGCGGTCCGCTTCGACAGTTGCTTGGCGGGCTTTGCCGCTGCGGGCTGCGCGGGCGCGCTGTCCCAGCCGCCGGCAGGTGCCGGCACGTTCACGGCATCGCTCGGTTGCGGCTCCGGGGTGAAGGTCTGGATCGCGAGCTTCGCTGCGGCGAGCGACTGCGGGTCGAGCCGCTTGGCGATGTCGTCGCGCTTGTGGCCGGCGTCGGCGTCGCCCTGCGCGGCCGCGAGGCTGAACCACTTGAAGGACTCGGCGAGGTTCTGTTCGACGCCGATGCCGCGGGCATAGAGGATGCCGAGATTGACCTGGCTGTCGGCGACACCGCGATCTCCCGCCTTGCGGAACCACTGCGCCGCGCTCTTGTAGTCGGCGCCCTTGCCGCCGCCATCGGCGTCGAGCACGGCGAGGTTATGCATCGCCTTGGCGCTGCCGCGCTCGGCGGCCTGCACGTAGTAGCGCCGCGCCATATCGAAGTCGCGCTTCACGCTGAGGCCCTTCTCGTAGAAGGTGCCGAGCCGGAACATTGCGGGCACCACGCCGGCCTGGGCCGCGCGGCCGTACCATTTGGCGGCCTCGTCGAGATTGGCGGTCACGCCCTTGCCCTCGGCGAAGCGGATGCCGACCTCGTAGGCCGCGGCCGCATCGCCCTTGATCGCGGCCGTGCGCAGCGCCGGCCCGCCGATCGCGTCGGGCAGCTTCTCGCCTGCGGGAATCTGGATCGTGCCGAGCTTGCCGCCAAGCGGCGGCGCAGTCGGAATTGTGCCGGTGATGTCGTTGGCGGCGGCCGGCGTCGCTGGGGTGGGAGCCGCTGACGGCACTGGAGCAGCGGCGGGCGCGGCGGCCTGCGGGATTGTCACCTGCGCGCTATCGAGCGTGTTCGGCGCCGGCGTGTTGTTGGACTGGCGGCCGAGCGGGGTCGGCGAGGTCATCGACGGCCCGGGCAGGCCGGACGGCGCGGCCGGTGCAGGCACCGTGGAATTCTCGGCCGGCGGCTGCAGCGGCACCGGGGGCGCGGCCGGCTCGCTGTGCTCGATCGCCGGCATCTGCGGCGCGGAGCTGGTGTCGAGCAGGTTCATCGCCATCTTGGCGGTGGAGAGCAGGATCACGACCACGCTCGCGCCGACCAGCAGCGAGCGGATCTTCGAGGTAATGGTCGACGGCTGGGCCTCCGGCGCGCCGGTCGCAGGTGCACCGGCCTTTCCGGCAGCGGCCTTCGCGGCCTTGTCGGCCTTCTCCTTCTTGGCTGCAGCCTTGCTCGCGGCGCGCGCCGCCTTCTCGTTGACGGGTTGCACGGCGGCGGCCTGCGCGGCGCGGCGCGCGGCGGCGATGAAGCTCGATGTCGAGACCGGCTCCTTCTTGCCGGCCGGAAGATCAGAGATCGCGCGCTCGGAATCGGCGATCCGCTCCGACGGCGACGACATGCGGCCCGAGGGGCGCGTGCCGGGCTCGAGCGGATGATCCGGCGGCAGTTCCGGTGCGATCGCAGCGCGTGCGGACGCCGCGTGCGGTTCGAGGATCTCGCTGATCGCGCGCGGCGGCAGCGGCGGCGGCGCGGGCTCGACCGGCTGCGCGGCATGGAATTCGCGCGGCGCGGACATGAAGTGCTCCTGCGCCTGCGCCGGATTCGGCAATTCGGGCCTGTAAGCTTCAGGCTGATACGTTTCAGGCTTGTAGGTCTCGGGCCTGTATGTTTCAGGCTTGGGCTGCGGCATCGCCGCGCGCGGCATCTCCATCCGCGGCGCTTCCATCCGCGGTTCGGCCGGCGCGGGGGCGGGCGGCGCTGTGCGGACCGTGCGCAGATCGTTCTCGATCATCGCCAGGCGATCGACGACATGGCCCAGCGTGTTGTGAACGGTCTCCAGCGAATCCTGGGTGCGGCGATCGGTCTCTGACTGGCTGAAGCGGATGTCGGACAGCTCGCGCTTCACCAGGTCGACGATGCCGCTATCCATCATCGGCTGCGGCGAGGCGCCATTGAAGTTGCGGGTGGCATCGGCGAGCGAGGCGATGTGGGCGTGCTGCGCCTCGAGGTGCCGCATGATGTCATGCAGCCCTTCCTCGACCCGGCCGAGATTGCCGGAGCGCTGGTCGGCGGATTCGAGCCGCTCGAGCAGATACGAGACGCGCTGCTCGAGATGGGTGAATGCCGACGAGCTGTCATTGCCGACCTGCAGGCGGTCGATCCGCTCCGACAAAGCGCGCACCGCACCTTCGATGGCATCGCCATTGTCATAGCCGGCCGGCCGCTCGCGGCTTTCCAGCGTCGAGGCCAGCGCGGCAATGCGCTGCTCGATCCCGGCAAAAGCATCGCCGTGGGAGTCGCTGCGCGACATCTGCGACAGCTGGTCGACCTTCGCCGACAGCGCATGCACGTCGGAGGAGAGCTGCAGCAGCGCGTCGTTGGAGGCGACATTGGAGACGATGGCGCGCAGCGCCGCGATCGCGCTCTCGAGCTGATGCACCGTCGACGGATCGTCGTTGGCGCGCAGGATCATGTCGAGCTTGGCGCCGAGATTGCGGATCGCCTCGTCATAACCCGTGAGCTGCTCGGCCGGGGTCAGCGTGCGCAGCGCCTCGCGGATCTCCGACAGCGCGCGTTCGATGCCGGCAATCGCCTGGCTGTGGCCGTTGCTGCTGTCCTGGCGGATCTCGTCGATCCGGTGATGCAGCGAGCGGACCTCGTTCTCGATCGATTCGATCGCCCGGCGCGGCATCGCCTCGGTGATGGCCTGGCGGATCTCCGCCAGCTCGCCGCGGAAGGCCGCGATCGACTGCTCGATATGGTCGGGCCGCTGCAGCGCCTCGATCTGGCTCGTGATCTTGAGCAGATGGCGCTCGAGCGAGGAGAAGTCGGGGCCGGCGGGCGCGGCCGGCGGCGGCGCGTAGGCGGCCATCGGCGGGGCCGATGGCGGCATCGGCGGCGCGCTACGCGGCGGCATCTGCCGTGATGCTGATCCGTCGAGCTCGTTCTGGCGTGCGGCGATTTCCGCGATCGCGGAATCGAACGACGCCGGGCTCAGCGGCGGCGAGGGGCGGTAGACCTGGGCTGCGGCGCGCTCGACCGCCTCGGTCTGGCGCAGCCGCTCCTGCAATTGCCGCTCCTGCAACTGGCGGTCCGGCATCTGCGGCTCGCGCTGCATCTGCGGTTCACGCACCGGCTGGGGCTGCGGCTCGCGCGCCGGCTGCGGCCGCGAGATCTGCGACAGCCGCGCATCGAGGCGCGAGATCGCGTCGTTCAGCTGCCGCGCGACGGCGGGCTGGCCGCGCGGTATTTCGGCGCGCACGGCTTCGCCGCGCGACAATGGTTTTGCGATCTGTTCGATCTGGTGGGTGATGGCGTCGAGCCGCTGATGGATATCGGCGACCTCGCGGCTTTCCCGGCTCGGCATCGGCTGCTGCCGTTGCTCCATGCGCCAATCCGGCGGGCTCGGTTCGCCGACGGTGGAATTGAGCCAGTCGTTCAGCGACATGCCGGCGCGGCGCGCCGCCGCCTCGGCCCTTTCGCGGACGGAGGGATCGATGCCGTCAACACTCCACGATACGCGCGAATTCATGATTCCGTCCGGTCCCGACTCCGGCGCTACACCCGGCGCCCGCAGCCTCCCCGCGCATTCCCGTTAAGAGACAATCGAATTCTGCGCTGGTCGTCTGCTTCAGCTGCTGACTTTTTCCCGTCACGGTAAATAACGGGTTAAGGAATGCGGCCGGCGGGCCTTAAAGTTAGGGAATCCGGGAACCTGTTGCGCCGGATCAGGACAGGGATCTGCGGTGCCGCTCCAACTTCTCTCTTCCCCCTGAAAGGGGGAAGGTCGGGATGGGGGGCAGCCACACACACTGCTGCGTGTGGAGAGAGATGATCCCACCCGCTTTGCTCTTCGAGCAAAGCGACCTCCCCTTTTCAAGGGGAGGTTGGAGACTTGTTTCTAGCCGTTGCTCTCGCGCTTGCCGTCGTCGAGCGGCAGCACATTGCCGCGACCGGAGATCGCCGACAGCGCGTCGAGCGCCTCCTCGCACCACTCGATCACGACGCGCTCGTGGCGCATCCCGATGCGCAAGCCCAGCATCTTGCCGACATCGGCCGGCGGCGCGGTGCCGTCGGGAAAGCGCTTGTTGAGCAGCCGCTCGTAGCGCTCATAGCGGTCGCGGTGATGCTCAAGCCGCGCCATCAGATCGGTGCGCAGCGGCTCGATGTCGACGCAGTCGAGCGCATAGAGCCGGACCAGCAGGTCGTCCTTGATCGACGGCGGAACGCTCGGCCGCGCCGCCCAATGCTTCAGCGCCGCGCGGCCCTCGACCGTCAGGGTGTAGACCAGCTTGTTGGGCTTGCCCGATTGCACCACCTCGCGGCCCTGGACGTGGCCCTTGTCGCGCAGCCGCGAGAGCTCCCGGTAGATCTGCTGATGGTCGGCCTTCCAGAAAAAGCCGATCGAGGCATCGAACGTCTTGGCGAGCTCATAGCCCGTCATCGGACGTTCCGTGAGGCATGCGAGGATTGCGTCACCGAGTGCCAACGCCCACCTCCATCTGAGTTCCCGAAAAGACCGTTCTGAAGTTCGCTTGACTTTATGCGTTACTGTGCATATGCGTCAATATGCATATAGTGATCGGCGTGCCGCCTTGTCGCGCGCGCCGGTGTTCAGGCTTCTTTCAAACCCGCCGCAGGAGACGTCCGAATGAGCAAGCCGGGCCTCGACAAGTGGTACGCCTACATGAAGTCCCACGACACCGCCGCTCTGTGGGATCTGCTGCATCCCGACGCGGTGTTCGAAAGCCCGGTCGTGCACACGCCGCAGCGCGGCCGTGACATCACCTTCAAATATCTCACCAGCGCCGCCAAGGTGCTCGGCGGCCCGACCTTCAGATATCTCGGCGAGTGGCGCAACGACACTGGCGCGGTGCTCGAGTTCGAGAACGAGATCGACGGCATCAAGCTCAACGGCGTCGACATCATCACCTTCGATGCTGACGGCCGGATCACGCATTTCAAGGTGATGGTGCGTCCGCTCAAGGCGATCAACCTGCTGCATCGGCTGATGGGCGAGCAGTTGATGCAGCAAAGCGGCGCAACGTCGCAATCACAGTCTCGATAGGACCTGCCGCGGACCTCCGGAACCGGATAAGGTCCGCTCCAACAAACCAACGACAAAGCTGCGCCAGCGTCAGTCGCACATGCGACCACGGCCAGCCGGGAGACCAGCATGCCAACCTACAAAGCCCCCGTTGAAGACGTCAGCTTTCTGCTGAACGACGTTTTCCAGATCGACCGCTACGGCAATCTTCCCGGCTTCACCGACGCGTCGGCCGATGTGCGCGAGGCGATCCTCGGCGAGGCCGCCAAGCTCAGCGAGGAGGTGCTGCAGCCGCTCAACCGGGTCGGCGATCTCGAGGGCTGCAAGCGCAATGACGACGGCAGCGTCACCACGCCGAAGGGCTTCAAGGACGCCTTCAAGCAGGTCGCCGAAGGCGGCTGGCTCGGCCTGGCGGCGCCGACTGAATTTGGTGGCCAGGGCCTGCCGGTGACGCTCTCGCAGGTGGTCGGCGAATTCCAGATCTCCGCCAACATGGCGTTCTCGATGTATGGCGGTCTCACCATGGGCGCGACCGCGGCGCTGCTGGTGCACGGCACCCCCGAGCAGAAGAAGACCTATGTGCCGAAGATGGTCGCCGGCGAATGGACCGGCACCATGAACCTGACCGAGCCGCAGTGCGGCACCGATCTCGGCCTGCTCCGCACCAAGGCGGTGCGCCAGGCCGACGGCAGCTTCAAGATCACGGGCACCAAGATCTTCATTTCCGCCGGCGAGCACGATCTCACCGAGAACATCATTCATCTGGTGCTTGCTCGCGTCGAGGGCGCGCCGGCCGGCATCAAGGGTGTGTCGCTGTTCGTGGTGCCGAAGGTGCTGGTCAATGCCGACGGCTCGCTCGGACAGCGCAACGGCGTCACCTGCGGCTCGATCGAGCACAAGATGGGCATCCACGGCAATTCCACCTGTGTGATGAACTACGACAACGCCACCGGCTGGCTGATCGGCGAAGAGAACAAGGGCATGCAGGGCATGTTCGTGATGATGAACGAGGCCCGCCTCGGCGTCGCGGTGCAGGGCCTCGCGCAGTCCGAAGTCGCCTATCAGAACGCGGTTGCCTATGCACGCGAGCGCCTGCAGGGCCGCTCGCTGACCGGCGTCAAGGCGGCCGACAAGGCGGCCGACCCGATCATCGTGCATCCCGACGTGCGCCGGACCCTACTCACCATCCGCGCCTTCAACGAGGCGGCGCGCGCCATGGTGGTGTGGACCGCGCTGAAGAGCGACGTCGCGCACCGCTCCAACGATCCGAAAGACCGTCAGGCGGCCGACGATCACATGGGCCTGATGACGCCGGTGCTGAAGGGCGTGCTGACCGACACAGGGTTTGCCAACACCGTCTCTGCGCAGCAGATGTTCGGCGGCCACGGCTATATCGCCGAGCATGGCATGGAGCAGTTCGTGCGCGATGCGCGGATCGCGATGATCTATGAGGGCGCCAACGGCATCCAGGCGCTCGACCTGGTCGGCCGCAAGCTGCCGCGCGACGGCGGCCGCGCCGCGATGGCGTTCTTCGGCGAGGTCGCAGCCTTCGCCAAGGAGCATGGCGGCGATGAGGCGATGAAGCCGTTCGTTGCTCCGCTTTCCACCGCGCTCGGTCATCTGCAGCAGGCCACCGGCTGGCTGATGCAGAACGCGCTGGCCAAGCCCGACAATGCCGGCGCCGCCGCGACCGACTACATGAAATTGTTCGGCCTGGTCGCGCTCGGCTACATGTGGGCGAAGATGGCCAAGGTGGCGCAGGACAAGATCGCCGCCGGCACCACGCCCTACCTCAACACCAAGCTGGTCA
It includes:
- a CDS encoding acyl-CoA dehydrogenase C-terminal domain-containing protein encodes the protein MPTYKAPVEDVSFLLNDVFQIDRYGNLPGFTDASADVREAILGEAAKLSEEVLQPLNRVGDLEGCKRNDDGSVTTPKGFKDAFKQVAEGGWLGLAAPTEFGGQGLPVTLSQVVGEFQISANMAFSMYGGLTMGATAALLVHGTPEQKKTYVPKMVAGEWTGTMNLTEPQCGTDLGLLRTKAVRQADGSFKITGTKIFISAGEHDLTENIIHLVLARVEGAPAGIKGVSLFVVPKVLVNADGSLGQRNGVTCGSIEHKMGIHGNSTCVMNYDNATGWLIGEENKGMQGMFVMMNEARLGVAVQGLAQSEVAYQNAVAYARERLQGRSLTGVKAADKAADPIIVHPDVRRTLLTIRAFNEAARAMVVWTALKSDVAHRSNDPKDRQAADDHMGLMTPVLKGVLTDTGFANTVSAQQMFGGHGYIAEHGMEQFVRDARIAMIYEGANGIQALDLVGRKLPRDGGRAAMAFFGEVAAFAKEHGGDEAMKPFVAPLSTALGHLQQATGWLMQNALAKPDNAGAAATDYMKLFGLVALGYMWAKMAKVAQDKIAAGTTPYLNTKLVTGRFFMERLLPETAVHLARIQSGSATTMELAADAF